In Beijerinckia indica subsp. indica ATCC 9039, the genomic window ACGACATAGCCTTCGCGCCGCAACAGAACGTGCAGACGTCGATAGCCAAGGCGCCGCTCGCTATTTCGGACCCCCATCTGACCCTTTCAGGGTAGGCTGGAGATGCAGCATTTTATTTATTCAGGAAAGCAATATACATTCAACGATATAAGTCGGTTATACTCCATCATCTTCAGTTGCTGCGACAGACGACTTTGATCGCGCGAAAGAGCGCATCCCTCGAATTTCGCCAGGTGTCGTCAGACGCAATTGTCGCATAGCAGCAGTCATATGGCTTTGGCTGGAAAAACCGCTTTGCTGAGCGATCACTTTGAGAGGCTGGTCCGTGGCAAGGATAAGCTGCTCGGCCCTCTGAACGCGGAGCTCGAGCAGATATTGATGGGGTGACTTGCCGGTCGTCTCACGAAACACGCGCAAGAAATGACTATTTGAAAGTCCGGCGAGTTTCGCTAATTTGGCAATGGTCAGGTTCTCAGTCAGATTCTCGTGCATGCAGCTTTGCACCTCGCGCCAACTCTGTCGCGCTAACCTCCCACGTACTGCAATTTTCTCTCCGGCGCTTGTCTCATCACTTAGGTTGGAATAGTGCCTGAGCAGATGAATGGACATGATGGTCAGGAGCGAGTCGATATAGAGCTGGCTGACATGTGGTCCCCTCTGAAACTCCACTCGCAACAGCTGCGCGATTTGTAATGCTTTGCTGTCGATCATAGCCATCGAGGGCGGGCGAAGTTCAAAACTGTCTTTTCCAAACTCGGTTTGGGCGATCTGTGTGAGCTTCTGTGGCTCGATCCCGAACAGGATATTTTCCTTCGGTGTCGACCATTGTCCAAAGAAATCCGCTTCCGCCGGGATAATCTCCAATGAGCCAATCGGGGCTGCGAAGCGTGTGCGTCTGTCCGTGGCGAGGGAGGTCTCGCGAACTGGCTGCCGGGTCAGCAGAATGACTGCCAGATGAGCCGGGGCCTGGAATTGAATCCTGTCAGGACCTCTTCTGGTCAAAGTCACGGCGGCCCCTTCAGTCTGGACCTTCGGACCCCAATCATCCGGAACGAAATCAAGAGCCTCGCTCATGGAAACTTCTCTTTGGGATCAATGAATGGTGATAGTGATCATGGTTTTTATACAAGGCGGTCTCTCGAAGCTGAAAGCCGACAGTCGCGGCGTTCAGTTTTGCTCATACATGCAGGCCTCATGCCCTATGCTCGGGCAATATTGGGCTGCATACTCAATTTTAATAATCGTTTTCTGATATGACAGTCAAATTTTGATATATTTTCTTCCGGCTTATGTCTTGTTTTTCACCAATCCTTTGTAGAGTATCGGCGCGCTTATTTCACTATAAAGTGGGGTGTGATGATATTAACTGACACTCTGTTGATGGTTGTATAATAAAATTTTAGTTTTTATAGATGTAATCATGAAGTAGTTATT contains:
- a CDS encoding helix-turn-helix domain-containing protein → MSEALDFVPDDWGPKVQTEGAAVTLTRRGPDRIQFQAPAHLAVILLTRQPVRETSLATDRRTRFAAPIGSLEIIPAEADFFGQWSTPKENILFGIEPQKLTQIAQTEFGKDSFELRPPSMAMIDSKALQIAQLLRVEFQRGPHVSQLYIDSLLTIMSIHLLRHYSNLSDETSAGEKIAVRGRLARQSWREVQSCMHENLTENLTIAKLAKLAGLSNSHFLRVFRETTGKSPHQYLLELRVQRAEQLILATDQPLKVIAQQSGFSSQSHMTAAMRQLRLTTPGEIRGMRSFARSKSSVAATEDDGV